The proteins below come from a single Eucalyptus grandis isolate ANBG69807.140 chromosome 3, ASM1654582v1, whole genome shotgun sequence genomic window:
- the LOC104438995 gene encoding uncharacterized protein LOC104438995: MNDAIDSRLEALAFQYVSFGLFTVVNNLWTLVAVVTAAVSVLGIRAAAGSSAVRRRRQPGPAAPRVDVGGAVGGPIPEEELRPADAAAADDRSSAASTSGGDYCLRSEMGDGVTKGRRKFTAYYKDDGECEYVCDSSAAEAEEEEGDAGEGGSCGGGEWWESWERVLKARSGETWWYRCQDAGALDGAVVRLWDDSRCGGGGAGRRRRGSSGGAAVWW, translated from the coding sequence ATGAACGACGCCATAGATTCCAGGCTGGAGGCGCTCGCGTTCCAGTACGTGAGCTTCGGGCTCTTCACGGTGGTCAACAACCTCTGGACGCTGGTCGCCGTCGTGACCGCCGCCGTCAGCGTGCTCGGCATCCGCGCCGCCGCCGGCTCCTCCGctgtccgccgccgccgccagcccGGGCCCGCCGCGCCCCGCGTCGACGTGGGGGGCGCGGTCGGTGGGCCGATCCCGGAGGAGGAGCTGCGGCCGGCcgatgccgccgccgccgatgaTCGTTCGAGCGCGGCCTCGACGTCGGGCGGCGACTACTGTCTCCGGAGCGAGATGGGCGACGGAGTGacgaaggggaggaggaagttCACGGCCTACTACAAGGACGACGGCGAGTGCGAGTACGTGTGCGATTCGTCCGCGGCggaggcagaggaggaggagggggacgCCGGGGAGGGCGGGTCTTGCGGGGGAGGAGAGTGGTGGGAGAGCTGGGAGAGAGTGTTGAAGGCGAGGAGCGGGGAGACGTGGTGGTACAGGTGTCAGGACGCGGGGGCGCTGGACGGGGCCGTCGTGAGGCTGTGGGACGACAGCCgatgcggcggcggcggcgcagggaggaggaggaggggcagCTCAGGCGGTGCCGCCGTGTGGTGGTAG